Proteins co-encoded in one Chionomys nivalis chromosome 6, mChiNiv1.1, whole genome shotgun sequence genomic window:
- the LOC130875893 gene encoding guanylate-binding protein 6-like has product MASGPKMMAPICLVENHKEQLSVNQKALEILDKISQPVVVVAIVGLYRTGKSYLMNRLAGQNHGFPLGSTVQSETKGIWMWCVPHPTKPKHTLVLLDTEGLGDVEKVDPTNDSWIFALAVLLSSTFVYNSMGTINHQALEQLHYVTELTELIRAKSSPSPDGIKNSTEFVSFFPDFIWTVRDFTLELKLDGKSITEDEYLENALKLIPGDNPRIQASNLPRECIRHFFPKRKCFVFDRPTNDKELLRKIETISEGQLDAKFQEQTRAFVSYTFTEAKIKTLREGIKVTGSRLGTLVTTYVDAINSGTVPCLDDAVTTLAQRENSAAVQKAAEHYSEQMGQRLRLPTDTLQELLGVHTACEKEAIAVFMEHSFKDENQQFQKKLLELIVIKRADFLLKNEEASEKYCQEKLNCLAKALTESISAGTFSIAGGHRLYMEMREKIEQDYWQVPRKGVKASEVFQRFLKSQTTVESSILKADTALTAGEKAIAEERAQKEAAEKEQDLLRQKQEEQQQLMKAQERSHKENLEQLRMKLVQEREQLIKDQKKILEKQLQAQKALLAEGYKKKSEEMNAEINNLKSKIETIKKENTSFLEQTLNAFATVLCAPIVLAVEVVKGIAALF; this is encoded by the exons ATGGCCAGTGGACCGAAAATGATGGCCCCCATTTGTCTGGTGGAGAACCACAAGGAGCAGCTATCAGTGAACCAGAAAGCCCTGGAGATTCTGGACAAGATCTCGCAGCCAGTGGTAGTTGTGGCTATTGTTGGATTGTACCGTACAGGCAAGTCCTATCTGATGAACCGCCTGGCAGGACAGAATCACG GCTTCCCTCTGGGCTCCACCGTGCAGTCTGAAACCAAGGGCATCTGGATGTGGTGTGTGCCACATCCCACCAAGCCAAAACACACCCTGGTCCTCCTGGACACCGAGGGACTGGGGGATGTGGAGAAG GTTGACCCTACGAATGACTCGTGGATCTTTGCCCTGGCTGTGCTTCTGAGCAGCACCTTTGTCTACAACAGCATGGGCACCATCAACCACCAGGCCCTGGAGCAGCTGCA TTACGTCACAGAACTCACTGAGCTGATCAGGGCAAAGTCTTCCCCAAGTCCTGATGGAATAAAGAATTCCACTGAGTTTGTGAGTTTCTTCCCAGACTTCATCTGGACTGTTCGGGATTTCACGCTGGAGCTGAAGTTAGATGGAAAGAGCATCACGGAGGACGAGTACCTGGAGAACGCACTGAAGCTGATCCCAG GTGACAATCCCAGAATCCAAGCATCCAACTTGCCCAGAGAGTGCATCAGACATTTCTTCCCTAAACGGAAGTGTTTTGTCTTTGACCGGCCAACAAATGACAAGGAACTCTTACGCAAAATTGAGACTATCTCAGAAGGCCAACTGGATGCTAAGTTCCAGGAACAAACAAGGGCTTTTGTTTCTTACACCTTCACCGAGGCAAAGATCAAGACACTCCGAGAGGGAATTAAGGTCACTGGGAGTC GACTGGGGACTCTGGTGACAACCTACGTGGATGCCATCAACAGTGGAACTGTGCCTTGTCTGGATGATGCGGTGACAACTCTGGCCCAGCGTGAGAACTCAGCAGCTGTACAGAAGGCAGCTGAGCACTACAGTGAGCAGATGGGCCAGCGACTGAGGCTCCCCACAGACACGCTCCAGGAGCTGCTGGGTGTGCACACAGCCTGTGAGAAGGAAGCCATTGCTGTCTTCATGGAGCACTCCTTCAAGGACGAAAACCAGCAATTCCAGAAGAAGCTGCTG GAATTAATAGTGATCAAGAGGGCAGATTTCCTGCTGAAGAATGAAGAGGCATCAGAGAAATACTGCCAGGAAAAACTGAATTGTCTTGCGAAAGCACTAACAGAAAGTATTTCAGCGGGGACATTCTCCATTGCTGGAGGACACAGGCTCTACATGGAAATGAGGGAGAAGATTGAGCAAGATTATTGGCAGGTGCCCAGGAAAGGAGTGAAG GCAAGTGAAGTCTTCCAGAGATTTCTGAAGTCACAGACCACCGTCGAGAGTTCCATCCTGAAAGCAGATACAGCCCTAACTGCTGGGGAGAAGGCCATTGCAG AGGAGCGGGCCCAGAAGGAGGCAGCAGAGAAGGAACAAGACCTGCttagacagaagcaggaggagcagcAGCAACTGATGAAGGCTCAAGAAAGAAGTCACAAGGAAAACCTCGAACAACTCAGAATGAAGCTGgtgcaggagagagagcagcTCATCAAAGACCAGAAGAAGAttctggagaagcagctgcag GCCCAAAAGGCATTGCTTGCTGAAGGATATAAGAAGAAATCTGAGGAAATgaatgcagaaataaataatttgaaaagtaAGATTGAGACTATAAAGAAAGAGAACACCTCGTTTTTGGAGCAAACCCTGAACGCCTTCGCTACAGTTCTCTGTGCTCCTATTGTCCTGGCTGTGGAGGTTGTAAAAGGCATTGCTGCACTCTTTTGA